One genomic segment of Streptomyces sp. TLI_146 includes these proteins:
- a CDS encoding tetratricopeptide repeat protein translates to MRDGHRAEAERLLVRAVEEEVRRSGGRADANALLTRGRAALDALAASAEEEYTAYTRALDEAAAGQPTLGARFASEKAGTAFLVTAVAAVAAVVADAALGTGAGPAVGAGAAVAVAGAATTVVRVTAAHWPAAHRRAGELGRPGGAEQLRLQWLTALDVRGIRPFLDQQRMTAPAARTGKKADASVPTQLRGTDKSAAARRRSVLEQSFGHLPEPQGPFAGRRAELGRITQWVQSARAATETRPTVVVLHGPAGVGRTTLAVRAAHQLRDQFRGACLVDLRGGAQTPLPTRDALLHLLNRLGAPREQLLFRKGVSPAQADSRARTSSSADQQVRRLAELYHQHLTGLPVTVILDDAQDAEQVRTLVPERSDSLVLVTAARPLELPADFPAWVHQLAVEPLDEAGAEELLRESAQEDFKEPYDGEASVLVRELCGGLPLALRVAGSSLGSRDARALAADLGAYGPVAPVERALWLRYTDQSEQPRRLLRRLALAGRASLGAAAAAALLATSEAEAGRLLADLARAGLIEQVRADRYRLHDTVRTFARARLLDEEEAAERTAAQERLIQNYADLADAVIRMVDGKLSTRAGQFGGHGFTSLDAALRWLDDESSFITAALRDAEDVNQQAVLNLLGALCDYCLLRGDLYRLGEISELSQAVDQGLLERSVRWRTGIAARQLGELDTARTTLSSVVGLYREAQNDAGAALALCSLGITLHHQGNLTEAAARLREAIELQSSPAQDEDRAWSLHALAAVERDRANLADALTLLDTALTLHREGESLHGEAWTHFQLGQVCLRMGDVPRADEELRTALDLYGRTRDGRGEAWALTQLARARLVDGDPNPAVDGLRQALSRHREMEDARGEAWTLYYLGQALEERGDRDQAVRELERARTMFSRMRDVYGLACARHHSGRVTRDQRAAQTGNLRNSGFARQLLVDARADFHRIGVAHGEGWTCLELALIDAGNNRAPQALRLCDEAVELFDSYGDRRGGDWARFLRCTLLPYASAGGSEIGAAVAQEELSQLIRAHHATRDGKLEDCAEAYALMLERGVELEDGWQAWHLGMVPTRHSREVMGVPVGAGR, encoded by the coding sequence ATGCGGGACGGCCATCGGGCGGAGGCCGAGCGGCTGTTGGTGCGCGCGGTGGAGGAGGAGGTGCGGCGCTCCGGCGGCCGGGCCGACGCCAACGCGCTGCTGACACGCGGCCGGGCGGCACTGGACGCGCTGGCGGCCAGCGCCGAGGAGGAGTACACGGCGTACACCCGGGCGCTGGACGAGGCGGCGGCCGGGCAGCCCACGCTGGGGGCCCGGTTCGCGAGCGAGAAGGCGGGCACGGCGTTCCTGGTGACCGCCGTCGCGGCGGTCGCCGCCGTCGTCGCGGACGCGGCGCTGGGGACCGGCGCGGGGCCCGCGGTCGGCGCCGGGGCGGCCGTGGCCGTCGCCGGGGCCGCGACGACCGTCGTGCGGGTGACGGCGGCGCACTGGCCCGCCGCGCACCGGCGCGCGGGCGAGCTCGGCCGGCCGGGCGGCGCCGAGCAGCTGCGCCTGCAGTGGCTGACGGCCCTGGACGTACGGGGCATCCGCCCGTTCCTGGACCAGCAGCGCATGACGGCACCGGCGGCCCGTACCGGCAAGAAGGCCGACGCCTCCGTGCCCACCCAGCTGCGCGGCACCGACAAGAGCGCGGCGGCCCGGCGCCGCTCGGTCCTTGAGCAGTCGTTCGGCCATCTGCCCGAGCCGCAGGGGCCGTTCGCGGGGCGGCGCGCGGAGCTCGGCAGGATCACCCAATGGGTGCAGTCCGCGCGCGCCGCGACCGAGACCCGCCCCACGGTCGTGGTGCTGCACGGCCCGGCGGGCGTGGGCCGCACGACCCTGGCCGTCCGGGCCGCGCACCAGCTGCGGGACCAGTTCCGGGGCGCCTGCCTGGTGGACCTGCGCGGCGGCGCCCAGACGCCGCTGCCCACAAGGGACGCGCTGCTGCACCTGCTGAACCGGCTCGGCGCGCCCCGCGAGCAGCTGCTCTTCCGCAAGGGGGTCTCCCCCGCCCAGGCGGATTCGAGAGCCCGGACGAGCTCCTCGGCCGACCAGCAGGTGCGCCGGCTCGCCGAGCTCTACCACCAGCATCTGACGGGCCTTCCGGTCACGGTGATCCTGGACGACGCCCAGGACGCCGAGCAGGTGCGCACCCTGGTGCCCGAGCGGTCCGACAGCCTGGTCCTGGTGACGGCCGCCCGCCCGCTGGAGCTGCCCGCCGACTTCCCGGCCTGGGTCCACCAGCTGGCGGTGGAGCCGCTGGACGAGGCGGGCGCGGAGGAGCTGCTGCGCGAGTCGGCCCAGGAGGACTTCAAGGAACCGTACGATGGCGAAGCGAGCGTGCTCGTACGGGAGTTGTGCGGCGGGCTGCCGCTCGCGCTGCGGGTCGCGGGCTCCTCGCTGGGGTCGAGGGACGCCCGGGCGCTCGCCGCCGACCTCGGGGCGTACGGGCCGGTGGCGCCCGTCGAGCGGGCCCTGTGGCTGCGCTACACCGACCAGTCCGAGCAGCCGCGCAGACTGCTGCGGCGGCTGGCGCTCGCCGGGCGCGCCTCGCTGGGCGCGGCGGCCGCCGCGGCGCTGCTCGCCACGAGCGAGGCGGAGGCGGGCCGGCTGCTCGCCGACCTGGCGCGGGCGGGCCTGATCGAGCAGGTCCGCGCCGACCGCTACCGGCTGCACGACACCGTACGGACCTTCGCGCGGGCCCGGCTCCTGGACGAGGAGGAGGCCGCCGAGCGCACGGCCGCGCAGGAGCGGCTGATCCAGAACTACGCGGACCTCGCCGACGCGGTGATCCGTATGGTGGACGGCAAACTCTCCACCCGCGCCGGGCAGTTCGGCGGCCACGGCTTCACCTCGCTGGACGCGGCCCTGCGCTGGCTGGACGACGAGTCGAGCTTCATCACGGCCGCGCTGCGCGACGCGGAGGACGTGAACCAGCAGGCGGTGCTCAACCTGCTGGGCGCGCTGTGCGACTACTGCCTGCTGCGCGGCGACCTCTACCGCCTGGGCGAGATCAGCGAGCTCTCCCAGGCCGTCGACCAGGGCCTGCTAGAGCGTTCCGTACGGTGGCGCACCGGCATCGCGGCCCGCCAGCTGGGCGAGCTCGACACGGCCCGTACGACATTGTCGTCGGTCGTCGGGCTCTACCGGGAGGCGCAGAACGACGCGGGCGCGGCGCTCGCGCTCTGCTCGCTCGGCATCACCCTGCACCACCAGGGCAACCTCACCGAGGCCGCGGCCAGGCTGCGCGAGGCGATCGAGCTCCAGTCCTCGCCCGCGCAGGACGAGGACCGGGCGTGGTCGCTGCACGCGCTGGCGGCGGTCGAGCGCGACCGGGCGAACCTGGCGGACGCGCTGACCCTGCTGGACACGGCGCTCACGCTGCACCGCGAGGGCGAGTCGCTGCACGGCGAGGCCTGGACCCACTTCCAGCTCGGCCAGGTGTGTCTGCGGATGGGCGACGTGCCGCGCGCGGACGAGGAGCTGCGCACCGCGCTCGATCTGTACGGCCGCACCCGCGACGGCCGCGGCGAGGCCTGGGCGCTGACCCAGCTGGCCCGCGCCCGCCTGGTGGACGGCGACCCGAACCCGGCCGTCGACGGGCTGCGCCAGGCGCTGTCGCGCCACCGGGAGATGGAGGACGCGCGCGGCGAGGCGTGGACGCTGTACTACCTGGGCCAGGCCCTGGAGGAGCGCGGCGACCGCGACCAGGCGGTCCGCGAGCTGGAGCGGGCCCGCACGATGTTCTCGCGGATGCGGGACGTGTACGGGCTGGCGTGCGCCCGCCACCACTCCGGCCGGGTCACCCGGGACCAGCGCGCCGCCCAGACCGGCAACCTGCGCAACTCCGGCTTCGCCCGCCAGCTCCTGGTCGACGCCCGCGCCGACTTCCACCGTATCGGGGTCGCCCACGGCGAGGGCTGGACCTGTCTGGAGCTGGCGCTGATCGACGCGGGCAACAACCGCGCGCCCCAGGCGCTGCGGCTGTGCGACGAGGCGGTCGAGCTGTTCGACTCGTACGGGGACCGCAGGGGCGGCGACTGGGCCCGCTTCCTGCGCTGCACCCTGCTGCCGTACGCCTCGGCGGGCGGCTCGGAGATCGGGGCGGCGGTGGCCCAGGAGGAGCTGTCCCAGCTGATCCGCGCCCACCACGCCACCCGCGACGGCAAACTGGAGGACTGCGCGGAGGCGTACGCGCTGATGCTGGAGCGCGGCGTGGAGCTGGAGGACGGCTGGCAGGCCTGGCACCTGGGCATGGTCCCGACCCGGCACTCCCGCGAGGTGATGGGGGTGCCGGTGGGGGCGGGGCGGTAG
- a CDS encoding thioredoxin domain-containing protein, producing the protein MPNRLAHETSPYLLQHADNPVDWWPWSPEAFAEARERGLPVLLSVGYSSCHWCHVMAHESFEDEATAAYLNEHFVSVKVDREERPDVDAVYMEAVQAATGQGGWPMTVFLTPDAEPFYFGTYFPPEPRHGMPSFPQVLEGVRAAWTDRREEVGEVAAKIVRDLAERELVYGGGAGVPGEEELAGALLGLTRDYDERHGGFGGAPKFPPSMTLEFLLRHHARTGAEGALQMAADTCEKMARGGIYDQLGGGFARYSVDREWVVPHFEKMLYDNALLCRVYAHLWRATGSETARRVALETADFMVRELRTNEGGYASALDADSDDGTGRHVEGAFYVWTPAQLAEALGEKDGEAAARHYGVTEEGTFEEGASVLQLPSDGGPVAADVRDRLFAARERRPRPGRDDKVVAAWNGLAIAALAETGAYFERPDLIERATEAADLLVRVHMDDRARLSRTSKDGQVGQNDGVLEDYSDVAEGFLALAGVTGEGAWLEFAGFLLDIVLDQFTAEGGVLYDTAHDAEQLIRRPQDPTDSATPSGWTAAAGALLSYAAHTGSTAHRAAAEGALGVVKALGPRAPRFIGWGLATAEALLDGPREVAVVGPPGGELHRAALLGRAPGAVVAVGEPGGGEFPLLADRPLVQGGPAAYVCRRFTCDAPVTSADELSRALS; encoded by the coding sequence ATGCCGAACCGCCTGGCCCATGAGACGTCCCCGTATCTGCTCCAGCACGCCGACAACCCCGTCGACTGGTGGCCCTGGTCGCCCGAGGCCTTCGCCGAGGCACGCGAGCGCGGGCTTCCGGTGCTGCTCAGCGTGGGGTACAGCAGCTGCCACTGGTGCCACGTCATGGCCCACGAGTCCTTCGAGGACGAGGCGACGGCCGCGTACCTCAATGAGCACTTCGTCAGCGTCAAGGTCGACCGCGAGGAGCGGCCGGATGTCGATGCCGTCTACATGGAGGCGGTGCAGGCGGCGACCGGGCAGGGCGGGTGGCCGATGACCGTCTTTCTGACGCCGGACGCCGAACCGTTCTACTTCGGCACCTACTTCCCGCCCGAGCCCCGGCACGGCATGCCGTCGTTCCCGCAGGTCCTGGAGGGGGTGCGGGCCGCCTGGACGGACCGGCGCGAGGAGGTGGGGGAGGTCGCGGCGAAGATCGTGCGGGATCTGGCCGAGCGCGAGCTGGTGTACGGCGGGGGCGCCGGGGTGCCCGGTGAGGAGGAGCTCGCGGGGGCGCTGCTCGGGCTGACCCGGGACTACGACGAGCGGCACGGCGGCTTCGGCGGCGCGCCCAAGTTCCCGCCGTCCATGACGCTGGAGTTCCTGCTGCGCCACCACGCCCGTACGGGCGCTGAGGGCGCGCTCCAGATGGCCGCCGACACCTGCGAGAAGATGGCGCGCGGCGGCATCTACGACCAGCTGGGCGGCGGCTTCGCCCGCTACTCGGTGGACCGCGAGTGGGTGGTGCCCCACTTCGAGAAGATGCTCTACGACAACGCGCTGCTGTGCCGGGTGTACGCGCACCTGTGGCGGGCCACCGGCTCGGAGACGGCGCGCCGGGTGGCCCTGGAGACCGCCGACTTCATGGTCCGCGAGCTGCGCACCAACGAGGGCGGCTACGCCTCGGCCCTGGACGCCGACAGCGACGACGGCACCGGACGCCATGTCGAGGGCGCGTTCTATGTGTGGACGCCCGCGCAGCTCGCCGAGGCGCTGGGCGAGAAGGACGGCGAGGCCGCCGCGCGGCACTACGGGGTGACCGAGGAGGGCACCTTCGAGGAGGGCGCCTCCGTCCTCCAACTCCCCTCGGACGGCGGCCCGGTGGCGGCGGACGTACGGGACCGGCTCTTCGCGGCGCGCGAGCGGCGCCCGCGCCCCGGCCGGGACGACAAGGTCGTCGCCGCCTGGAACGGCCTGGCGATCGCGGCGCTCGCGGAGACCGGCGCGTACTTCGAACGCCCCGATCTGATCGAGCGGGCGACCGAGGCGGCGGATCTGCTGGTCCGCGTCCACATGGACGACCGGGCCCGGCTGTCCCGTACGTCCAAGGACGGCCAAGTGGGCCAGAACGACGGTGTGTTGGAGGACTACTCCGATGTCGCCGAGGGCTTTCTGGCGCTCGCCGGGGTGACCGGGGAGGGGGCCTGGCTGGAGTTCGCCGGGTTCCTGCTGGACATCGTGCTCGACCAGTTCACCGCCGAGGGCGGGGTGCTCTACGACACCGCGCACGACGCCGAGCAGCTGATCCGCCGCCCGCAGGACCCCACGGACAGTGCCACGCCGTCGGGCTGGACGGCCGCCGCCGGCGCGCTGCTCTCGTACGCGGCGCATACCGGCTCCACCGCCCACCGGGCCGCCGCCGAGGGCGCGTTGGGCGTGGTGAAGGCGCTCGGGCCGCGCGCCCCCCGGTTCATCGGCTGGGGTCTGGCCACGGCCGAGGCCCTGCTCGACGGCCCCCGCGAGGTGGCCGTGGTGGGCCCGCCCGGGGGCGAGCTGCACCGGGCCGCGCTGCTGGGCCGCGCGCCCGGCGCGGTGGTGGCGGTGGGCGAGCCCGGCGGCGGGGAGTTCCCGCTGCTGGCGGACCGCCCCCTGGTGCAGGGGGGCCCGGCGGCGTACGTGTGCCGCCGCTTCACCTGCGACGCGCCGGTGACCAGCGCCGACGAGCTGTCGAGGGCGCTGTCCTGA
- a CDS encoding glycoside hydrolase domain-containing protein, with product MADEKVLAAQKWVNSTYAATPGYVRCPEDGRTGWSTMFSLTMALQAELGITPLVASFGPGTLAKLAARPDINANEPNVNIKKIVEHALFCKGYWGGDGTGSYGSATGTSVMALKKDAGVDASNGWVQPKIFKALLSMDAYVSVPGGTDHVREVQRWLNSRYYNRSSFFIGPADGVYSRDVQKSLMKAIQYEIGIPDDQATGSFGPGTQAGLKAHTVKEGDSGIFVQLFSAACVFNSPIVTGSSNIETTFRSSFDAKLTEWVKAFQSFSELDTRDGRGDYRTWAQLLVSTGDPDRPASACDTRFQITRSRADALYKAGYRQVGRYLFDPPGSTLDKEIKDGELADIFAAGLSVFPIYQDNARRLADFTYGQGFEHALNAHACAQAYGFNRGTVIYFAVDYDATAEEIASNIVPYFQGVQAGLANKGKRYVHGVYGSRNVCTQVSKNTDARYSFVSGMSWGFSGNLGFPLPPNWAFNQIKEFKFISSGDSFDLDNDAHRTGSDNGQNTVRANSYPADDFIRYMETVYPLAVQYPKGDPAAHTMQYARHGRYNTAQWKALIGGADEEFVAFADSHGASILDEFTDPVTGLMIDCQHMMAAANGHYAKVQSESNIRTVGAGDVTGWGGDLMTLYAEWRRDVKVYPSGYTYCKEKFAKLGVNSTFPLNDLIEDADGYLIGRRAQKGEHLLGVVREHYGKGERDAGSLTRFRDFFEQRFGGSVDNVVAMAKGMLTTTIDPVISAGRAYLITSIAGVLTKMPQELPEQELLDFCRGFADVLHDRVLQEANAKGL from the coding sequence ATGGCGGACGAGAAGGTCCTTGCTGCCCAGAAGTGGGTCAACTCCACGTACGCGGCCACTCCCGGATACGTACGCTGCCCGGAGGACGGGCGCACCGGCTGGTCGACGATGTTCTCGCTGACCATGGCGCTCCAGGCCGAGCTCGGCATCACGCCGCTGGTCGCGAGCTTCGGTCCGGGCACGCTCGCCAAGCTGGCCGCGCGCCCCGACATCAACGCCAACGAGCCGAACGTCAATATCAAGAAGATCGTCGAGCACGCGCTGTTCTGCAAGGGCTACTGGGGCGGCGACGGGACGGGTTCCTACGGCAGCGCCACCGGCACCTCGGTCATGGCGCTGAAGAAGGACGCGGGCGTCGACGCCTCCAACGGCTGGGTCCAGCCCAAGATCTTCAAGGCGCTGCTCAGCATGGACGCCTACGTCTCGGTGCCCGGCGGCACCGACCACGTCCGCGAGGTGCAGCGCTGGCTGAACAGCCGCTACTACAACCGCTCCTCGTTCTTCATCGGCCCCGCCGACGGCGTCTACTCCCGCGATGTGCAGAAGTCGCTGATGAAGGCCATCCAGTACGAGATAGGCATCCCCGACGACCAGGCCACCGGCTCCTTCGGCCCCGGCACCCAGGCGGGGCTGAAGGCCCACACGGTGAAGGAGGGCGACTCGGGCATCTTCGTCCAGCTCTTCTCCGCGGCCTGCGTGTTCAACTCGCCGATCGTCACCGGCTCCAGCAACATCGAGACGACGTTCCGCAGCAGCTTCGACGCCAAGCTCACCGAGTGGGTCAAGGCCTTCCAGTCGTTCTCCGAGCTCGACACCCGGGACGGCCGCGGCGACTACCGCACCTGGGCGCAGCTGCTCGTCTCGACCGGCGACCCAGACCGCCCGGCCTCCGCGTGCGACACCCGCTTCCAGATCACCCGCTCGCGCGCCGACGCGCTCTACAAGGCGGGCTACCGCCAGGTCGGACGCTATCTCTTCGACCCGCCGGGCAGCACGCTCGACAAGGAGATCAAGGACGGTGAGCTGGCCGACATCTTCGCCGCGGGACTGAGCGTCTTCCCGATCTACCAGGACAACGCGCGCCGACTGGCCGACTTCACGTACGGGCAGGGCTTCGAGCACGCGCTCAACGCGCACGCCTGCGCCCAGGCCTACGGGTTCAACCGGGGCACCGTCATCTACTTCGCGGTGGACTACGACGCCACGGCGGAGGAGATCGCCTCCAACATCGTGCCGTACTTCCAGGGAGTGCAGGCCGGGCTCGCCAACAAGGGCAAGCGGTACGTCCACGGCGTCTACGGCTCGCGGAACGTCTGCACCCAGGTCAGCAAGAACACCGACGCCCGCTACTCCTTCGTCTCCGGCATGTCCTGGGGCTTCTCGGGGAACCTGGGCTTCCCGCTGCCGCCGAACTGGGCGTTCAACCAGATCAAGGAGTTCAAGTTCATCTCCAGCGGTGACTCCTTCGACCTGGACAACGACGCGCACCGCACCGGCAGCGACAACGGCCAGAACACCGTCCGGGCGAACTCCTACCCGGCCGACGACTTCATCCGGTACATGGAGACGGTGTACCCGCTCGCCGTCCAGTACCCCAAGGGCGACCCGGCCGCGCACACCATGCAGTACGCCCGGCACGGGCGCTACAACACCGCGCAGTGGAAGGCGCTCATCGGCGGGGCCGACGAGGAGTTCGTCGCGTTCGCCGACAGCCACGGGGCGTCGATCCTGGACGAGTTCACGGACCCCGTGACGGGCCTCATGATCGACTGCCAGCACATGATGGCGGCGGCCAACGGCCACTACGCCAAGGTGCAGTCGGAGTCGAACATCAGGACCGTCGGCGCCGGTGACGTCACGGGCTGGGGCGGCGACCTGATGACGCTGTACGCGGAGTGGCGCCGGGACGTCAAGGTCTACCCGTCCGGCTACACCTACTGCAAGGAGAAGTTCGCCAAGCTCGGGGTGAACTCCACCTTCCCGCTCAACGACCTCATCGAGGACGCCGACGGCTACCTCATCGGCCGGCGGGCGCAGAAGGGCGAGCACCTCCTCGGCGTGGTGCGCGAGCACTACGGCAAGGGTGAACGCGACGCCGGGTCCCTGACCCGTTTCCGGGACTTCTTCGAGCAGCGGTTCGGCGGCAGCGTCGACAACGTCGTGGCGATGGCCAAGGGCATGCTGACGACCACGATCGACCCGGTCATCTCGGCCGGACGCGCGTACCTCATCACGAGCATCGCGGGCGTCCTCACGAAGATGCCGCAGGAGCTGCCGGAGCAGGAACTCCTGGACTTCTGCCGGGGCTTCGCCGACGTCCTGCACGACCGCGTGCTGCAGGAAGCCAACGCCAAGGGCCTGTAG
- a CDS encoding TetR/AcrR family transcriptional regulator: MSATPRPRSLDSLAEDMQPQLGLRERKKLKTRVAIRRATYRLIAEQGYDATTVEQIAEAAEVSPSTVFRYFPTKEDIVLTDEFDPVIVAALRARPAGEPFLESVRHVLVEATRLILAHDQEETIQRTTLLVQVPALRARMMQSMATSSRNLCQVIAERTGRDEGELEVRSYAMAILGAVYEASLYWAERDHKDDLAELVERSLSAVRDGLRA, translated from the coding sequence ATGTCCGCCACGCCACGCCCCCGGTCCCTCGACTCCCTAGCCGAGGACATGCAGCCGCAGCTCGGGCTGCGCGAACGCAAGAAGCTCAAGACGCGCGTCGCGATCCGGCGCGCGACGTACCGGCTGATCGCCGAGCAGGGGTACGACGCGACGACGGTCGAGCAGATCGCGGAGGCTGCGGAGGTGTCGCCGTCGACGGTGTTCCGCTACTTCCCCACGAAGGAGGACATCGTCCTCACGGACGAGTTCGACCCGGTCATAGTCGCCGCGCTGCGGGCGCGTCCGGCGGGCGAACCGTTTCTGGAGTCCGTACGCCACGTCCTGGTCGAGGCGACCCGCCTGATCCTGGCGCACGACCAGGAGGAGACGATCCAGCGGACGACGCTCCTGGTCCAGGTCCCGGCGCTGCGCGCCCGCATGATGCAGTCGATGGCGACCAGCAGCCGCAACCTGTGCCAGGTGATCGCGGAACGCACGGGCCGGGACGAGGGCGAACTGGAGGTCCGGTCCTACGCGATGGCGATCCTGGGAGCGGTCTACGAGGCATCGCTGTACTGGGCGGAACGAGACCACAAGGACGACTTGGCGGAATTGGTGGAACGGTCACTGTCGGCGGTACGGGACGGGTTGCGGGCCTGA
- a CDS encoding MFS transporter yields the protein MTQSGPDPRRWWALGAMVASMLVLGFDMTILNVALPTMAQQLGATTGQQQWMADAYVVVFAALMLPAGLLGDRFGRRRMLITGLGIFLAGSLVGALTTSVGAVIAARAVMGIGAAFVMPLALAVLPSLFPAEERTKAVSIVTASSALGLPLGPIIGGFLLNHFWWGSVFLINVPMVAIGIAACAFLLPETSDPASPRVDALSTALTAAGLGSLIYGIIEAPTRGWGDALVVATLVGGAALIAALVVRERRVPRPMLDLKLLAHRPFLLNTLAATLVMFILAGLMFVLPQYLQAVLGNDAFGTGLRMLPLMGGLMIAAKAGEPLVRRFGARGTISAGLVVLAFSAFLGSRTTVESGYGFTALWLSLTGLGFGFAMVPAMTAALATLPPARAGSGSGLLMTVRQVGSAVGIALLGSLLAGVFTDRLDTAGLPGAAADRAGDSVVAAHLVAAKLGDSRLAASADSAYVHGMDTVLLVCGVAALVTALLAAALLPGREEPEPAAREAAGTPVAAVDAMDA from the coding sequence ATGACGCAGTCAGGTCCCGATCCACGGCGCTGGTGGGCGCTGGGGGCGATGGTCGCGAGCATGCTGGTGCTCGGCTTCGACATGACGATCCTCAACGTCGCGCTGCCGACGATGGCCCAGCAGCTCGGCGCCACCACCGGGCAGCAGCAGTGGATGGCCGACGCCTACGTCGTGGTCTTCGCCGCCCTGATGCTCCCCGCCGGACTCCTCGGCGACCGCTTCGGCCGCCGCCGGATGCTCATCACCGGCCTCGGGATCTTCCTGGCGGGCTCGCTCGTCGGCGCGCTCACCACCAGCGTCGGGGCGGTCATCGCGGCCCGCGCGGTCATGGGGATAGGAGCGGCGTTCGTGATGCCGCTCGCCCTGGCCGTACTGCCCTCGCTCTTTCCCGCCGAGGAGCGCACCAAGGCCGTCTCGATCGTCACCGCCTCCTCCGCGCTCGGCCTGCCGCTCGGCCCGATCATCGGCGGCTTCCTGCTCAACCACTTCTGGTGGGGCTCGGTCTTCCTGATCAACGTCCCGATGGTCGCGATCGGCATCGCCGCCTGCGCCTTCCTGCTCCCGGAGACCAGCGACCCGGCCTCGCCGCGCGTCGACGCCCTCTCCACCGCGCTCACCGCCGCCGGTCTGGGCTCGCTCATCTACGGGATCATCGAGGCGCCGACGCGCGGCTGGGGCGACGCGCTGGTGGTCGCGACGCTCGTCGGCGGCGCGGCGCTGATCGCCGCCCTGGTCGTACGGGAGCGGCGGGTGCCGCGTCCGATGCTCGACCTGAAGCTGCTCGCCCACCGGCCGTTCCTGCTGAACACGCTGGCGGCCACGCTGGTGATGTTCATCCTGGCCGGGCTGATGTTCGTGCTGCCGCAGTACCTCCAGGCGGTGCTCGGCAACGACGCCTTCGGCACCGGGCTGCGGATGCTGCCGCTGATGGGCGGGCTGATGATCGCGGCCAAGGCGGGCGAGCCGCTGGTGCGGCGGTTCGGGGCGCGCGGAACGATCAGCGCGGGCCTGGTCGTGCTCGCCTTCTCGGCCTTCCTCGGCAGCCGTACGACGGTGGAGAGCGGCTACGGCTTCACCGCGCTGTGGCTGTCGCTGACCGGGCTCGGCTTCGGCTTCGCGATGGTGCCCGCGATGACGGCCGCGCTCGCCACGCTGCCGCCGGCGCGCGCGGGCAGCGGGTCCGGGCTGCTGATGACCGTACGTCAGGTGGGCAGCGCGGTCGGGATCGCGCTGCTCGGCTCGCTGCTCGCCGGGGTGTTCACGGACCGGCTCGACACGGCCGGGCTGCCGGGGGCCGCGGCGGACCGGGCCGGGGACTCGGTGGTGGCCGCGCACCTGGTCGCGGCGAAGCTGGGCGACTCCCGGCTCGCCGCTTCGGCCGATTCCGCGTACGTCCACGGCATGGACACGGTGCTGCTCGTGTGCGGGGTGGCGGCGCTGGTCACCGCGCTGCTCGCGGCGGCGCTGCTGCCGGGGCGGGAGGAGCCGGAACCGGCCGCGCGTGAGGCGGCGGGTACGCCCGTTGCTGCCGTGGACGCCATGGATGCCTGA
- a CDS encoding hemolysin III family protein: protein MRDMTDQVTALAPTRPLKPKLRGWLHAGMFPAVVVSGIVLTALAHSTRGRIACGIYVLTACLLFGVSALYHRGDWGPRGEAILRRLDHANIFLIIAGTYTPLTLLLLPDSTGRVLLWAVWAAALAGIAFRVFWVGAPRWLYTPCYIAMGWAAVFFLPDFMRTGGIAVLVLVIVGGLLYSAGGVIYGIKRPNPSPRWFGFHEVFHSLTLAAFVVHYVGISLVAYQHS, encoded by the coding sequence ATGCGGGACATGACTGATCAGGTGACGGCCCTCGCGCCGACCAGGCCCCTGAAGCCCAAACTGCGCGGCTGGCTGCATGCCGGGATGTTTCCGGCAGTGGTCGTCTCGGGCATCGTGCTGACCGCGCTCGCCCACTCGACCCGCGGCCGGATCGCCTGCGGGATCTACGTCCTGACCGCCTGTCTGCTCTTCGGCGTCAGCGCCCTCTACCACCGGGGCGACTGGGGCCCGCGCGGCGAGGCGATCCTGCGCCGGCTGGACCACGCCAACATCTTCCTGATCATCGCGGGCACCTACACCCCGCTCACCCTGCTGCTGCTCCCGGACTCGACCGGCCGGGTGCTGCTCTGGGCGGTGTGGGCGGCGGCGCTCGCCGGGATCGCCTTCCGGGTCTTCTGGGTCGGCGCGCCGCGCTGGCTCTACACCCCCTGCTACATAGCCATGGGCTGGGCGGCGGTCTTCTTCCTGCCCGACTTCATGCGCACCGGCGGCATCGCGGTCCTCGTCCTGGTCATCGTCGGCGGACTGCTCTACAGCGCGGGCGGCGTGATCTACGGCATCAAGCGCCCCAACCCCTCTCCCCGCTGGTTCGGCTTCCACGAGGTCTTCCACTCCCTGACGCTCGCCGCGTTCGTCGTCCACTACGTCGGCATCTCCCTGGTCGCCTACCAGCATTCTTGA